One Kallotenue papyrolyticum genomic window carries:
- the coxB gene encoding cytochrome c oxidase subunit II — MWDFLPEQASSIAPEVDRLYAVLITLSATFAIPIIFLIIYFGIKYRHGSKADRSRPIAHHTGLELTWIVVPLILALGVFSWSAVLFFRMQRPPTDVLEMHAVGKQWMWKFQHPSGQREINTLHVPVGQPIKLTMISQDVIHSFYVPAFRVKMDVLPGRYTTVWFEATKAGKYHLFCAEYCGADHSRMIGSVIAMPPADYEAWLATGGVQTSEAPGGSLAAQGEQLFQQLGCSGCHAMGGGGVGPSLAGIYGQPVPLQDGSTVIADDAYIRESIYNPNAKIVAGYEAVMPSYQGQISEEQVLQLVEYIKSLGNAEGDQAPETTTQPAAPEATATP; from the coding sequence ATGTGGGACTTTCTTCCAGAACAGGCTTCTTCGATCGCGCCCGAGGTTGATCGGCTCTATGCCGTCCTGATCACCCTCAGCGCGACCTTTGCCATTCCGATCATCTTCCTGATCATCTATTTTGGCATCAAATACCGTCACGGTTCGAAAGCCGATCGCTCGCGGCCGATTGCGCACCATACAGGCCTGGAACTCACCTGGATCGTGGTGCCACTGATTCTGGCCCTGGGTGTCTTCTCCTGGTCGGCGGTGCTCTTCTTCCGCATGCAGCGTCCACCAACCGATGTGCTGGAGATGCACGCGGTCGGCAAACAGTGGATGTGGAAGTTTCAGCATCCTAGCGGCCAGCGCGAGATCAATACGCTCCACGTACCTGTCGGTCAGCCGATCAAGCTGACCATGATCTCACAGGATGTAATCCATTCGTTCTATGTGCCGGCCTTCCGTGTCAAGATGGACGTGCTGCCCGGTCGCTACACCACGGTCTGGTTTGAAGCGACCAAAGCCGGCAAATACCACCTGTTCTGCGCCGAATACTGTGGCGCTGACCATTCCAGAATGATTGGCAGCGTGATCGCCATGCCGCCCGCCGACTATGAAGCCTGGCTGGCGACGGGCGGTGTGCAGACAAGTGAAGCGCCGGGCGGTTCGCTGGCAGCCCAGGGCGAACAACTCTTCCAACAATTGGGATGCAGTGGATGCCATGCCATGGGCGGCGGCGGGGTTGGGCCTTCCCTGGCCGGCATCTACGGACAGCCTGTGCCCTTGCAGGATGGCTCGACAGTGATCGCCGACGATGCCTACATCCGCGAGTCGATCTACAACCCCAACGCCAAGATTGTCGCCGGCTATGAAGCTGTGATGCCGTCCTATCAGGGACAGATCAGTGAAGAGCAGGTGCTGCAGCTGGTCGAATACATCAAATCGCTCGGCAACGCAGAGGGAGATCAGGCGCCGGAGACGACTACACAACCCGCGGCTCCCGAAGCAACGGCGACGCCCTAA
- the ctaD gene encoding cytochrome c oxidase subunit I — protein MAAIATPHTRTSNYLNADYSWRSWLLTLDHKRIGILYIVSITFFFFLGGLFATLVRLELLTPPADLFAGTTYNKLFSMHGIIMVFFFLVPSIPATLGNFLLPLMIGARDLAFPRLNLASWYVLMLGGVFMILAMIGGGVDTGWTFYTPFSTTFSNTNVFYAALAIFIAGFSSIFTGINFIVTVHKMRAPGMTWFRLPLFVWSMYATSLIMVLGTPVLAITLVLVALERILGIGIFDPSIGGDAVLFQHLFWFYSHPAVYIMVLPGMAVVSEVIAAFARRPIFGYKFVAFSSLAIAIIGFLVWGHHMFVSSQSMYASLVFSLLSYLVAIPSAIKVFNWTATLYKGSIRWQTPMLYAMGFLGLFVIGGLTGLFLAALPVDVHVHDTYFVVAHFHYIMVGGTIMAYLGGIHYWWPKISGRMYSEWLGKLSAVVIFLGFNLTFFPQFIAGYMGMPRRYAAYVPEFQVLNVLSTAGASILAVGYLMPLVYLLWSLRYGPLAPPNPWEATGLEWETSSPPPPHNFAKTPVVTRGPYAYTPEDVHTFVPQGELRG, from the coding sequence ATGGCTGCGATCGCAACACCACACACACGGACAAGCAACTACCTCAACGCCGACTATAGCTGGCGTTCGTGGTTGCTGACACTCGATCACAAGCGCATCGGCATCCTGTACATTGTGTCGATCACTTTCTTCTTCTTTCTGGGTGGCCTGTTCGCGACGTTGGTCCGTCTGGAACTGTTGACGCCGCCGGCCGACCTGTTCGCGGGTACAACCTATAATAAGTTGTTCAGCATGCACGGGATCATCATGGTCTTCTTCTTCCTGGTCCCATCGATTCCGGCGACGTTGGGCAACTTCCTGCTGCCGTTGATGATCGGCGCCCGCGATCTGGCCTTCCCACGCCTGAACCTAGCGAGCTGGTATGTGCTCATGCTGGGCGGCGTGTTCATGATCCTGGCAATGATTGGCGGTGGAGTGGATACCGGCTGGACCTTTTACACGCCCTTCAGCACAACCTTCTCCAACACCAATGTCTTCTATGCCGCCCTGGCGATCTTTATCGCTGGCTTTTCGTCGATCTTCACCGGCATCAACTTCATCGTCACCGTTCATAAAATGCGCGCGCCGGGCATGACCTGGTTTCGGTTACCGCTCTTTGTCTGGTCGATGTATGCTACCAGCCTGATCATGGTACTGGGCACGCCGGTGCTGGCGATTACGCTGGTGCTGGTTGCGCTGGAACGGATCCTGGGCATCGGTATCTTCGATCCCAGCATCGGCGGTGACGCGGTGTTGTTCCAGCATCTCTTCTGGTTCTATTCGCATCCGGCGGTGTACATCATGGTGCTGCCGGGCATGGCGGTTGTCAGCGAGGTCATTGCGGCCTTTGCACGCCGGCCAATCTTCGGCTACAAATTTGTAGCCTTTTCCAGCCTGGCGATCGCGATCATCGGCTTCCTGGTCTGGGGCCACCATATGTTTGTCAGCAGCCAGTCGATGTATGCCAGTCTGGTCTTCTCGCTGCTGAGCTACCTGGTGGCGATCCCCTCGGCGATTAAGGTCTTCAACTGGACGGCCACACTCTACAAGGGATCGATCCGCTGGCAAACGCCGATGCTCTACGCCATGGGCTTTCTGGGCCTGTTCGTGATCGGCGGTCTGACCGGTCTGTTCCTGGCGGCGCTACCGGTGGACGTACACGTGCACGACACCTACTTCGTGGTGGCGCACTTCCACTACATCATGGTCGGCGGCACGATCATGGCCTATCTAGGCGGCATCCACTACTGGTGGCCTAAGATCAGCGGGCGCATGTACTCGGAATGGCTTGGCAAGCTCTCGGCGGTGGTGATCTTCCTGGGCTTCAATCTAACCTTCTTCCCGCAGTTCATCGCGGGTTATATGGGTATGCCCCGGCGCTATGCTGCTTACGTGCCCGAATTCCAGGTGCTGAACGTACTCTCCACCGCCGGCGCGTCGATTCTGGCGGTTGGCTATCTGATGCCGCTGGTCTACCTGCTCTGGTCGTTGCGCTATGGGCCGCTCGCGCCGCCCAACCCGTGGGAGGCGACCGGTCTGGAGTGGGAAACCTCGTCGCCGCCACCACCGCACAACTTCGCCAAGACGCCGGTGGTGACGCGTGGTCCCTACGCCTATACGCCCGAAGATGTGCATACCTTTGTACCGCAGGGGGAACTCCGTGGCTGA
- a CDS encoding cytochrome c oxidase subunit 3, producing the protein MAEHTLRAGHVAAHFDDAEQQFDAARLGMWTFLATEVLFFGGLFLVYAIYRAAYPEAFAEGSHHLHLVLGAVNTGVLLCSSLSMALAVRAAQTNQRRQLILFLILTILFGAAFLGVKAYEYYEKYHDHLMPLLGLPFVWEGPHADQVRLFYGLYFAMTGFHALHMVIGIGVLLGLLVLSWRGWFSSEYYTPVEMVGLYWHFVDIVWVFLYPLLYLIHGA; encoded by the coding sequence GTGGCTGAGCATACGCTACGCGCCGGGCACGTTGCGGCCCACTTTGATGACGCCGAGCAACAGTTCGATGCAGCGCGGCTCGGCATGTGGACCTTCCTAGCGACCGAGGTCCTGTTCTTCGGCGGACTGTTTCTGGTATATGCCATCTACCGCGCGGCCTACCCAGAAGCCTTTGCCGAAGGCAGTCACCACCTGCACCTAGTGCTGGGCGCGGTCAACACCGGCGTGCTGCTGTGCAGTAGTCTGAGCATGGCGCTGGCCGTGCGCGCCGCGCAAACCAACCAACGCCGCCAACTGATCCTGTTCCTGATCCTGACGATCCTGTTCGGCGCGGCCTTTCTAGGTGTCAAGGCCTATGAGTACTACGAGAAGTACCACGATCACCTGATGCCGCTGCTGGGGTTGCCCTTCGTTTGGGAGGGGCCGCATGCCGACCAGGTGCGCCTCTTCTACGGGTTGTATTTCGCCATGACCGGCTTCCACGCGCTGCACATGGTGATCGGCATCGGCGTGCTACTGGGCCTGCTGGTGCTGAGCTGGCGCGGCTGGTTCTCCAGCGAATACTACACCCCCGTCGAGATGGTGGGGCTGTACTGGCACTTCGTCGATATCGTGTGGGTCTTTCTGTACCCGCTGCTCTACCTGATCCATGGCGCCTAG
- a CDS encoding cytochrome C oxidase subunit IV family protein — protein sequence MEHHVIPVRTYLAVFVALLVLLIATVGTYYVDLGPLNIVVALTIAIIKAVLIVLYFMHVRYSSRLVWVFAGATVVWLIIMLGLTFADYISRGWLSTTPIQ from the coding sequence ATGGAGCATCATGTCATCCCGGTGCGCACCTACCTCGCCGTCTTTGTGGCGCTGCTGGTGCTGCTGATCGCCACAGTCGGTACATATTATGTCGATCTCGGACCACTCAACATTGTCGTCGCGCTGACGATCGCGATCATCAAGGCGGTGCTGATCGTGCTGTACTTCATGCATGTGCGCTACAGCAGCCGCCTGGTGTGGGTCTTTGCCGGCGCCACGGTAGTGTGGCTGATCATTATGCTGGGCCTGACCTTTGCGGACTACATCAGCCGTGGCTGGCTCAGCACGACGCCGATCCAATAA
- the ccsA gene encoding cytochrome c biogenesis protein CcsA, whose amino-acid sequence MYLLGSSLIALALASALLGAGCYTLVTTGRVRLLRWGRAGAWSALLLTLGVAALILVAFLQQRYDIRYVYDYSSSDLELRYRIAAVWAGQPGSLVVWALAGLLCAPLLMRRSRHFEPYVLALLLLIQAILLLFVLIRNPLAPTIIDGVASRPEDGRGLNPILHNPWMVLHPPTLFLGYGLLVVPFCLALAGLWRRDYDGWVRPGLTWTIAGWTVLGVALAMGGYWAYETLGWGGYWGWDPVENAALVPWLTGTALMHGLVLQRTHGGLRRTNMALAILTYGCVFYASFLTRSGVLSSFSVHSFVEEGLKEIMLGSMVALLLGSLLLLALRWRDIPLRPLSDRLLARDTAFVLLIVTFVLLAALVTFGNSIPWFTSARWLSQPLQALLGRTFEIDDGTLFNGQPLGDGRFSLTPQFFKQTTPPLGLILAVLMAVGPLLGWRNTAPRRLLRDLRWPFGATVVITSAAMLLGVHDPFSVIYVLIASLAAGTNLLLIIRLLRSGWWRIGGYLAHVGMALFLIGVVGSYAYASPEEKIVLREGETQSMLGHTFTFWGYEGRDNNRHVMRLGVDEGSEQAFAAFPELYFNERMGAWVRTPAIKRSLWKDLYIAPEDYLPQHDANTAVLAPGESGTIGPYTLRFEGFDLGAHGVDVQADTMLIGATLTITGEQQATQLTPRLRLEPDRRMRPVPATLPDGRQVLLEAVSPAEELVRIRIEGLNLPVTPARAVFTVSTKPAIALVWLGIALMTAGGTIAVLRRQLDRRAARVPQPAPVPGTFGGWNRRLRGWRGAS is encoded by the coding sequence ATGTACCTGCTTGGAAGCAGCCTGATCGCGCTGGCGCTGGCGAGCGCGCTATTGGGAGCGGGGTGTTATACCTTGGTCACAACGGGCCGCGTCCGCCTGCTGCGCTGGGGTCGCGCCGGCGCGTGGTCGGCGCTGCTGCTGACGCTAGGCGTCGCCGCGCTGATCCTGGTTGCGTTTCTGCAGCAGCGCTATGATATTCGCTATGTCTATGACTACAGCTCCAGCGACCTGGAGCTGCGCTACCGCATCGCCGCGGTCTGGGCCGGACAACCGGGCAGCCTGGTGGTCTGGGCGCTGGCCGGCCTGCTGTGCGCGCCGCTGCTGATGCGGCGCAGCCGGCACTTCGAGCCGTACGTGCTGGCGCTGCTGTTACTGATCCAGGCGATCCTGCTGCTGTTCGTGCTGATCCGCAACCCGCTCGCGCCAACGATTATCGATGGCGTGGCCAGCCGGCCCGAGGACGGGCGCGGCCTCAACCCGATCCTGCACAATCCCTGGATGGTGCTCCACCCGCCGACCTTGTTTTTGGGCTATGGCTTGCTGGTAGTGCCCTTCTGCCTGGCACTGGCCGGCCTGTGGCGCCGCGATTACGATGGCTGGGTGCGGCCCGGCCTGACCTGGACCATTGCCGGCTGGACGGTGTTGGGGGTAGCCCTGGCAATGGGCGGCTACTGGGCCTATGAAACGCTGGGCTGGGGGGGCTACTGGGGCTGGGATCCGGTCGAAAACGCGGCGCTGGTGCCGTGGCTCACCGGCACAGCGCTGATGCATGGACTGGTGCTGCAGCGCACGCACGGCGGTCTGCGCCGCACCAACATGGCCCTGGCGATCCTGACCTACGGCTGCGTCTTCTATGCCTCGTTCCTGACGCGCTCCGGCGTACTGTCCAGCTTCTCGGTGCACTCCTTCGTGGAGGAGGGCCTCAAGGAGATCATGCTCGGCAGCATGGTGGCGCTCCTGCTGGGCAGCCTGCTGCTGCTGGCGCTGCGCTGGCGCGACATTCCGCTGCGTCCGCTCTCGGACCGGCTGCTGGCGCGCGACACCGCCTTTGTGCTGCTGATCGTAACCTTTGTGCTGCTGGCGGCGCTGGTCACCTTCGGCAACTCAATCCCCTGGTTCACCTCGGCACGCTGGCTTAGCCAGCCGCTCCAGGCGCTGCTGGGACGCACCTTCGAGATCGACGACGGCACGCTGTTCAACGGTCAGCCGCTGGGCGATGGACGCTTCTCGCTGACGCCCCAGTTCTTCAAGCAGACTACGCCGCCGCTGGGCCTGATCCTGGCCGTGCTGATGGCGGTCGGGCCGCTGCTGGGCTGGCGCAACACCGCGCCGCGCCGCCTGCTGCGCGATCTGCGCTGGCCCTTCGGCGCCACAGTGGTGATCACCAGCGCGGCGATGCTGCTGGGCGTGCACGATCCCTTCTCGGTGATCTACGTGCTGATCGCCAGCCTGGCCGCCGGCACCAACCTGCTGCTGATCATTCGGCTGCTGCGCAGCGGCTGGTGGCGCATCGGCGGCTACCTGGCGCATGTGGGAATGGCCCTCTTCCTGATCGGCGTCGTTGGTTCCTATGCCTACGCCTCGCCCGAAGAGAAGATCGTGCTGCGCGAGGGCGAGACCCAGAGTATGCTGGGCCATACCTTCACCTTCTGGGGCTACGAGGGCCGCGACAACAACCGCCACGTGATGCGCCTGGGCGTGGACGAAGGCAGCGAGCAGGCTTTTGCCGCCTTTCCCGAACTGTACTTCAACGAGCGCATGGGCGCCTGGGTGCGCACGCCGGCGATCAAGCGCTCGCTATGGAAGGATCTCTACATCGCGCCGGAGGATTACCTGCCACAGCACGATGCCAATACCGCTGTGTTAGCGCCCGGCGAATCGGGGACGATCGGTCCCTACACGTTGCGCTTCGAGGGCTTCGACCTGGGCGCGCACGGTGTGGATGTCCAGGCCGATACGATGCTGATCGGCGCGACGCTGACGATCACCGGCGAGCAGCAGGCAACCCAACTCACGCCGCGGCTGCGCCTGGAGCCCGATCGACGCATGCGGCCCGTACCGGCGACCTTGCCGGATGGCCGCCAGGTGTTGCTGGAGGCGGTCAGCCCCGCCGAAGAGCTGGTGCGCATCCGCATCGAAGGGCTCAACCTGCCGGTCACGCCGGCGCGCGCGGTCTTCACCGTCAGCACCAAACCGGCGATCGCGCTGGTCTGGCTGGGCATAGCGCTGATGACTGCCGGTGGCACGATTGCTGTGCTGCGCCGCCAGCTCGACCGGCGTGCCGCGCGCGTGCCCCAGCCTGCCCCGGTGCCGGGAACGTTCGGTGGCTGGAACCGCCGGCTGCGCGGCTGGCGCGGCGCATCCTGA
- a CDS encoding ferritin-like domain-containing protein, whose amino-acid sequence MAHQELYLSWLKDAYALERSLEQVLEHRVKDLKDQPQMRARVQQHLEETRRHAELVKSCIERHGESVSMIKSGLAKISGMLQGTSTGMAKDEMIKNGLTDYAAEHFEIASYTSLVAAAEELGDTETAQVCRTILRDEESMAEWLAQQIPVATRQVLQMQAREHGA is encoded by the coding sequence ATGGCCCATCAGGAACTGTATCTGTCCTGGCTCAAGGACGCCTACGCGTTGGAGCGCTCGCTGGAGCAGGTGTTGGAGCATCGCGTCAAGGATCTTAAAGATCAGCCCCAGATGCGGGCGCGTGTCCAGCAGCATCTGGAGGAGACCCGTCGCCATGCCGAGCTGGTCAAGAGCTGCATCGAACGCCACGGCGAGAGCGTTTCGATGATTAAGAGTGGCCTGGCCAAGATCAGCGGTATGTTGCAGGGTACATCCACCGGCATGGCCAAGGACGAGATGATCAAGAATGGCCTGACCGATTACGCCGCGGAGCACTTCGAGATCGCCTCCTACACCTCGCTGGTGGCTGCTGCCGAGGAGCTGGGCGATACCGAGACTGCCCAGGTCTGCCGCACGATCCTGCGCGACGAGGAAAGCATGGCCGAGTGGCTTGCACAGCAGATCCCCGTCGCTACGCGGCAGGTACTGCAGATGCAGGCGCGTGAGCACGGCGCCTGA